Proteins co-encoded in one Salvia splendens isolate huo1 chromosome 4, SspV2, whole genome shotgun sequence genomic window:
- the LOC121800349 gene encoding ethylene-responsive transcription factor ERF016-like gives MVRPQAKRERSGDGGGRYKGVRMRKWGKWVAEVRQPNSRDRIWLGSYATAEEAARAYDAAAFCLRGPSAALNFPHNPPDILAAEELSPSQIQVAASRHARRPSAASAEMEAKEPVVENLFFGDAAELGGGGSAFGDGFLAAEGERGGGSGGSGGSVFFDTARMWSF, from the coding sequence atggTACGGCCTCAGGCGAAGAGGGAGCGGagcggcgacggcggcgggcgCTACAAGGGCGTCCGCATGCGCAAGTGGGGGAAGTGGGTCGCGGAGGTTCGCCAGCCGAACAGCCGCGACCGCATATGGCTCGGCTCCTACGCCACCGCCGAGGAGGCCGCCAGGGCCTACGACGCCGCTGCCTTCTGCCTCCGCGGCCCCTCCGCCGCCCTCAACTTCCCCCACAACCCGCCCGATATTCTGGCGGCGGAGGAGCTCTCGCCGTCGCAGATTCAGGTGGCGGCGTCGAGGCATGCGCGGAGGCCGTCAGCAGCCTCCGCAGAGATGGAGGCGAAGGAGCCGGTGGTGGAGAATCTATTCTTCGGGGATGCCGCGGAGTTGGGAGGTGGTGGTTCGGCTTTTGGGGACGGGTTCTTGGCGGCGGAGGGGGAGAGAGGCGGCGGCAGTGGTGGGAGTGGTGGGAGTGTGTTTTTTGATACGGCGAGGATGTGGAGCTTTTAG
- the LOC121801130 gene encoding beta-galactosidase 15-like has protein sequence MTISSNIRFISLFISAAILGLNAPASAVDISHDGRALKIDGERRIILSGSIHYPRSTTQMWPDLIKKAKEGGLDAIETYIFWNAHEPIRRQYDFSGNLDFIKFIKTVQDEGLYVILRIGPYVCAEWNYGGFPVWLHNMPGIELRTANEVFMNEMQNFTTLIVDMVKEEKLFASQGGPIILAQIENEYGNIMQSYGDAGKAYINWCATMAESLNIGVPWIMCQQNDAPQPMINTCNGFYCHDFVPNDANSPKMWTENWLGWFKAWGNKDPHRPAEDVAFGVALFFQTGGTLNNYYMYHGGTNFGRTAGGPYITTSYDYDAPLNEYGSLSQPKYGHLKELHDVLHSIEKILTYGNISTIQYGNSVNATIYSYKGNSSCFFSNQNSTSDHTLKYEGVEYQIPAWSVSILPDCKKEAYNTAKVNSQTSVLVKKSDDDGEKQLQWSWRGEELLKTMQFGKGHVSTKHLLDQKVMNDVSDYLWYMTSVDLKNDIVYSHNMSLRVNGTGNVLHVYINGKYVGSKWGDYDTSTGTFYETKVKLKKGRNQISLLSATVGLKNYGPHFDTAKAGLPGPVEIITTRDDETITKDLSGHKWSYTTGLQGFNKKLFNPTSTISRSNDLPINRSMTWYKAAFKAPLGEEPIVVDLLGLGKGEAWVNGHSLGRYWPSYLAGNCSDEKACDYRGKYSSEKCVTGCEEPSQRFYHVPRSFLNEAGDNEIVLFEEFGGNPTRVGFRREVVGSVCGTAYENRTMELSCPGRTVSAVRFAGFGDVRGSCGSFRKGSCASQNDALSTLQECVGKETCRVEASEGVFGATDCEEGIWKRLVVEAVCS, from the exons ATGACGATTTCTTCAAATATTCGGTTCATTTCCCTTTTCATTTCGGCGGCGATTCTAGGATTGAATGCACCCGCCTCTGCCGTCGACATCTCTCACGACGGAAGGGCCCTCAAGATCGATGGCGAACGGAGAATCATCCTCTCCGGCTCAATTCACTATCCAAGAAGCACCACTCAA ATGTGGCCTGATTTGATCAAGAAAGCCAAAGAAGGTGGATTAGATGCTATCGAGACATATATATTTTGGAATGCACATGAGCCCATTAGAAGGCAATATGATTTTAGTGGAAATTTGGATTTTATTAAGTTTATTAAAACCGTGCAAGATGAGGGTTTATATGTTATCCTTCGGATTGGACCATATGTTTGCGCCGAATGGAACTACGG AGGTTTTCCGGTTTGGCTGCATAACATGCCTGGTATTGAGCTCCGGACGGCAAATGAAGTATTTATG AATGAGATGCAAAACTTTACCACTTTGATAGTGGATATGGTGAAGGAAGAGAAGCTATTTGCATCTCAAGGAGGCCCAATTATTCTTGCTCAG ATCGAGAACGAATACGGAAATATTATGCAGTCGTATGGAGACGCCGGCAAGGCTTATATCAATTGGTGCGCTACTATGGCCGAGTCTCTTAATATTGGGGTTCCATGGATTATGTGCCAACAAAATGATGCTCCACAACCTATG ATAAACACTTGCAACGGCTTCTACTGTCACGATTTCGTGCCAAATGACGCAAATAGCCCGAAAATGTGGACAGAAAATTGGCTTGGATG GTTTAAAGCTTGGGGTAACAAAGACCCACACAGACCTGCCGAGGATGTTGCATTTGGTGTAGCTCTCTTTTTCCAAACTGGTGGAACTTTGAATAACTATTACATG taccATGGTGGAACCAATTTTGGAAGGACTGCTGGTGGTCCGTACATCACAACCTCATACGATTATGATGCCCCACTCAATGAATATG GGAGTCTGAGCCAGCCAAAATATGGTCACTTGAAAGAGCTTCATGATGTCTTGCATTCTATTGAGAAAATTCTCACTTATGGCAACATTTCAACCATCCAATATGGTAACTCTGTAAAT GCAACCATTTATTCCTACAAGGGAAACTCAAGTTGTTTTTTCAGCAACCAAAATTCCACATCAGATCATACACTGAAGTATGAAGGAGTTGAGTACCAAATTCCAGCATGGTCTGTTAGTATACTCCCGGATTGCAAGAAGGAAGCATACAACACGGCTAAG GTGAACAGTCAAACATCAGTGTTGGTGAaaaagagtgatgatgatggtgAGAAGCAGCTTCAATGGAGTTGGAGAGGTGAAGAATTACTTAAAACCATGCAATTTGGTAAAGGCCATGTTTCTACTAAACATCTTTTGGACCAAAAGGTTATGAATGATGTTAGTGATTATTTGTGGTACATGACAAG TGTTGATTTGAAGAATGACATTGTGTATAGCCACAATATGAGCCTTAGAGTGAATGGGACAGGCAATGTGTTGCATGTTTACATCAATGGGAAATATGTTG GTTCTAAATGGGGTGACTACGACACTAGTACTGGAACTTTTTATGAGACAAAAGTGAAGCtcaaaaaggggagaaaccaaaTTTCATTACTAAGTGCTACAGTTGGACTCAAG AACTACGGTCCCCATTTCGACACGGCGAAGGCCGGTCTACCCGGCCCGGTTGAAATCATCACAACCCGCGACGACGAGACCATCACGAAGGACCTATCGGGCCACAAATGGTCGTACACGACCGGGCTCCAAGGCTTCAACAAGAAACTCTTCAATCCGACCTCTACAATATCGAGATCAAACGACCTTCCCATCAACAGGAGCATGACATGGTACAAAGCAGCCTTCAAGGCTCCATTGGGAGAGGAGCCAATCGTTGTCGACTTGCTCGGGCTAGGAAAGGGCGAGGCGTGGGTGAACGGCCACAGCCTCGGCCGCTACTGGCCGAGCTACCTGGCCGGGAACTGCTCGGACGAGAAGGCCTGCGACTACCGCGGGAAGTACTCGTCCGAGAAGTGCGTGACCGGGTGCGAGGAGCCGTCGCAGAGATTTTACCACGTGCCTCGTTCTTTTTTGAACGAGGCCGGGGATAATGAGATTGTGCTGTTTGAGGAGTTTGGCGGGAACCCGACTCGGGTCGGGTTTAGGCGGGAGGTTGTTGGGAGCGTTTGCGGGACCGCGTACGAGAACCGGACCATGGAGCTTTCGTGCCCCGGTCGAACCGTGTCCGCGGTCCGGTTCGCCGGTTTTGGGGATGTGAGGGGAAGTTGTGGAAGCTTCCGGAAGGGATCATGCGCATCTCAAAATGATGCCCTCTCCACTCTACAG GAATGTGTTGGGAAAGAGACGTGTAGAGTTGAGGCTTCGGAGGGAGTGTTTGGAGCGACGGATTGTGAGGAGGGGATTTGGAAGAGGCTTGTGGTGGAAGCTGTCTGCTCTTAG